GGCGCTGGAGATTCCGGACAGCACCTGGAAGAGGGCCAGGAAGAACGGCGCCTGGATCAGCAGCGGCAGGCATGCCGAGAACGGGTTGGTGCCATGCTTCCTGTACAGGGCCATCTGTTCCTGGGCCATGGCCTGGCGCGACGCCTGGTCCGTCCTGCCCTTGTACCTGTCCTGGAGCTCCTTCAGGTCCGGCTGCAGGAGCCGCATCCGGCGCTGGGCCCGGACCTGGGCCAGGAATACCGGAACCAGAGCGGCGCGGATCACCAGCACCAGCCCGATGATGGACAGCGTCCAGGTCCAGCCGTCCCCCGGCTGCATTCCCGCCGCGCTGAGGCCGTCGTGGAAAGCCACCATGATGACGGACACCAGCCATCGGAACGGCTCCATCACCGCCGCCAGAAAGTCCACCGAATCCCCCATCCGCAGTTGCTGCCAAGCTACTGCGGATCCTGGAAACAGGAAAGCCCCCGGGATCTTTCGATCCAGGGGGCTTAGCCTGTAGCGGTGGGGAGGCTCGATCTCCCGACCTCACGATTATGAGTCGTGCGCTCTAACCAACTGAGCTACACCGCCACGAATGAGAAAAACCTGCGTCAAGCCGGTCAAACCGCCTTGACGCAGGCCCTCATTCAGAGCCCCCCACCGGAATCGATCCGGTGACCTCGTTCTTACCAAGAACGCGCTCTACCACTGAGCTAGGGGGGCAACGAGTAAATACTCTACCGGAAGATTTACGCACCAACAAATCGGCGTCCACCCCTTCCCCGAACCGGGAATTGCACCCGCCGCCGGCACCGCGCACGCCGCGTTTTCCGCGGAATTCCGCGGCTGAACGGGCATGGACAGCGGAGCGGCCGACGCCGGGAAGCGCCTTTCTAAGGCACGTTACCTACATGCCGGGGCTGGAATGTGTCCAGCCCCACATTCGACTTCCGCTTAAATGCCGATGGGCCGGCTCGAAAGCCGGCCCATCGCCGTCGTCAATCCCTCAACGCGCGGGAGTGTTTACCACTTGCCCTTGCGGTTGAAGTCGCGGTGGCCGCTGTCGCCGCCGCTGCGGGGCTTGCGGGAGCCGTCGCCGTGGCCGGCGAAGCGGGAGTCACCGCGGTCGCTGAAGGAACGCTCTGAACGGTCGCTGTACGAACGGCCGCCGCGGTCAGCGGAGGTCCGCTCGCCGTCGTTTTTGCGGAATTCCTTCTTGAACCCACCGTTGCCCTTGAAGTTGCCGCCGCGGTCACCGCCGCGGTTTCCCTGGTAGGCGCCGCGCTCGCCGGAGGGCTTGCGGCCGTTGTCCAGCTCGAGG
This region of Arthrobacter sp. DNA4 genomic DNA includes:
- the yidC gene encoding membrane protein insertase YidC codes for the protein MGDSVDFLAAVMEPFRWLVSVIMVAFHDGLSAAGMQPGDGWTWTLSIIGLVLVIRAALVPVFLAQVRAQRRMRLLQPDLKELQDRYKGRTDQASRQAMAQEQMALYRKHGTNPFSACLPLLIQAPFFLALFQVLSGISSAARQDQGIGALGSEQVVQFDSSSIFRAPLSASLLHGGGDPTAVAVPAVAMILVMIACQFLTQKLVAARTMAGQDPDSPLMRQQRILLYILPLIFGVGGIFFPIGVLVYWTVSNLWTLGQQSLVSRLP